In Dermacentor silvarum isolate Dsil-2018 chromosome 2, BIME_Dsil_1.4, whole genome shotgun sequence, the following proteins share a genomic window:
- the LOC119441863 gene encoding uncharacterized protein LOC119441863: MLSSRSDSVIHDMAHSSESRIAAQQMSGHALDVPMSIQITPVSSGIESMFESRASRDHRLRGRTRSGEGSGIFLEPQLEDGSLRRMRRQSGSHTRLTRRSLSRSPSSREDNEPLQELVEVEIHGALSRERTAGSPTRSASFHGSSEPKREAQCLSSSSIAANAMSPRSLLKDSHSSRLVQDARTSTSTERTSSTLGTTGNRGALTSSFKTDFESSKRLGSLLDKGRTSPTRLGVTSGVESMAQRQEHDVLATSRNNFSGALGLSSSGFATKTTTESTQVRSQQQTGTAAIRETAPLAVGQLEFRNVTQAAKAEERQKPQIVITTERNTTQGPGWSQQTVSSRWKVQETASGSASSETRPDTLAATDTKSGMLISSSKQGSDHKKFFSNATASSMPDSSEKTSLMTPSFLQKETSSKSLLEQSVHRSSLFSDNAPETLTNSAPAPVVAPNSLEKEGFSKSMTQQSLFKTGISSGMDSDTSAVNAAQRETVAKQETIQQAVIENTAAGTLIHSEGNAASLTPTSVLEKTSKSFIQESIHRTGIPSNKITSTSTVSDATGNTLSDSTYQDSFQNKHLDRPALTMLGSSEKSSFFTSSAPAKTSSRTVTQESIRQSTASLDKAAGAMAPTAIEGTTLSTSTNQAALHQDVFDKSTAPAMLDLHERSSALTSGILEKRTSSKNVLQESVKNPELLSTKAATVTSEGSNENANLFTSSFPKASSKLVIHESVHRTISSHKAPGISTNDVKAVESTAASENENAILHTTLDKTAAPTLLDLHEKTSILSPTFFQKASSGTSVRTSSERVSIPSDRAPETARVTDSTGDLLTISTKQGACERVLGNAAAPAVTSSTEDVSRVVQGTASKYLLEDSQLRTSLPSEGQAVGATVPALEDVKLSSTKQDTLTNLSGATLVTSAPERTSSNSVIQEPMLQTISSTKPPDVLVSADTKDDTFSSSAVQDLVQQKPAETESNNYSLSAGTHLITTKKVSTRHKTNEPVQQSFFERIEGSKYQTFDSALQRGQLASSSGKYDFQEFQVTASSEPTQATVEIACERESLPAKAPQDLSTEYVSADKEKKVGEKAESTTAVALTPLPELSLIGSSPKASSEEIRSSETERSVSKVADRDDALQWLVTTERHSTRLGEAAALFEAPSDVVQTGHRRSRVEFSESKQMIEQVRQAENHESGYEGVSRWKVYETAMQEDTAPAPVSESLIKPQTAPIMYDTEQDERVSQSTNNQPHVDSSLLHYTPDEYILAELVREVEKKIEASSRYHVEPLPDDVLTIRSSKGIESLGQLRYETYEEELLMRRSEDDLSQEQKRSTAEAIEQPATAVGEPVVGIDQEGYAGVLEEYYESAEKRQPEPEPEQPAEAGAQPSVDIGEEAKAKVEEYTSAVTAEAQEQSRVLAEEHERREGEDAQRKEVDGKEVVSEKSFDAIREERRRQFEQRRNYVPVATERERRTVTVQDKEMLEMAQRPALKAAQGETEEMQDKGFVKQELLEEYYESAEKRQPEPEPEQPAEAGAQPSVDIGEEAKAKVEEYTSAVTAEAQEQSRVLAEEHERREGEDAQRKEVDGKEVVSEKSFDAIREERRRQFEQRWNDVPVAIEREGRTATVQDKGTLEVAQRPILTTAQGETEQMQDKVFVKKHQGERTSENAVRRFIAAAIEEATKREEATKTVKRFREYPCSASTEEAPTRIHSGSPDTSATDLASRKEEERRLADIKVQQEKDKAMPQLVRSKSIAELIEQIIQQHVSGTDIRKQGIVHEKEVQAQDFTSAQAPGFPPNMGQQEIPVYYQTGTASQKLGDQYVNDYRFSLLGVPRKSDTQLESTSQAERRFSFSSLGGRGAKCVIRKLEPGALTYLVEVSPADKNQENQTDMVMAEEQMLVSEIFDHITTPNLRLSSSGTRLNEPEPITVSSAASLTAIRNAYAEAVARRVLCKQLPQGTEGVLSAAQKAKFYENRQGMNVEKTASSTSLHSAASVEDYVVQRMIDSGIIRNQAELWGKKPLNFENRIISRTCSAGTFSKSGASSEALAAPPSTPSNNVEPGEEGAEYCADTAQDSTAQAPEKEEVPRGAEFEPARDMTAATSNFVESEKQAMAAATSAESYEEKRSSTFASNERSAREYKSTATVKATVTSEGQRSVAKQPSAASLKSTVSIGSGECTLCTNHITPEKSFESFICFGLHDLPKYFATVPTEVSDTIKLRIATDDDVREIMYLPWNEPESTYTLHAAIVTRHMLCPSSFFVAVDTSRGVICGAASALMFDEEVAFCGFCHILKNYAFEHVGVLLWNELLHVTSGKNLFTLLPEPAYRELQEVYPFPSNPATGILFGPARLSLAAFARTVLVLEYKDKYFDALASYDKHVFGFNRKRYLAATVHEVGLDIRVATRNERNICGYGGMQRDSRGRLVLRWLFADDAATAESLLSSLLSSCTNEDEVEVVAAFFLRSASTRPILDKFSTRQLEPWRLVYTKREPLHSYGRVVCLTTV; encoded by the exons ATGCTGTCGTCACGAAGCGACTCCGTCATCCATGACATGGCGCACTCGTCTGAGAGCAGAATCGCTGCACAACAGATGTCCGGGCATGCCCTGGACGTCCCCATGTCCATACAAATAACACCCGTCAGCAGCGGAATAGAGTCGATGTTCGAATCGCGCGCCTCTCGCGATCACAGGCTCCGGGGCAGGACTCGAAGCGGTGAAGGTAGCGGCATCTTCCTGGAGCCGCAGCTGGAGGACGGCTCATTGAGGAGGATGCGCCGCCAGAGCGGTTCGCATACGCGGCTGACCCGCAGGTCCCTCTCGCGGTCTCCCAGCAGCCGCGAGGACAACGAACCCCTGCAGGAGCTCGTCGAAGTCGAGATTCACGGTGCGTTGTCGAGAGAAAGGACAGCCGGCTCACCTACGAGGTCGGCGAGCTTTCATGGCTCGAGCGAACCGAAGCGCGAAGCGCAATGCCTGTCTTCCTCTTCGATCGCAGCGAATGCAATGTCCCCGAGAAGCCTGCTAAAGGATTCACACAGTTCTAGACTCGTGCAGGACGCTCGCACATCGACTTCAACGGAGAGAACTTCAAGCACCCTCGGAACCACTGGAAACAGGGGAGCACTAACGTCGTCATTCAAAACCGACTTCGAATCCTCGAAACGGCTCGGATCTCTGCTCGACAAAGGCAGAACGTCGCCCACTAGGCTGGGCGTAACGTCAGGGGTCGAAAGTATGGCTCAAAGACAAGAGCACGACGTGCTTGCTACATCTCGCAATAACTTTTCAGGAGCACTGGGGCTGTCCTCGTCGGGATTTGCTACAAAAACGACAACTGAAAGCACACAGGTTCGAAGTCAGCAGCAGACAGGCACCGCGGCCATTCGAGAGACTGCCCCCCTAGCCGTAGGTCAACTTGAGTTTAGGAACGTTACCCAGGCTGCAAAGGCAGAAGAACGCCAAAAACCGCAAATTGTTATCACAACGGAGAGAAATACGACTCAGGGTCCAGGGTGGTCTCAACAAACGGTGTCCTCGAGGTGGAAAGTCCAGGAGACAGCTAGTGGAAGCGCTTCGTCAGAAACAAGGCCTGACACTTTGGCAGCAACAGACACCAAGAGCGGAATGTTGATTTCCTCTAGCAAACAGGGCTCAGATCATAAAAAATTCTTCAGCAACGCAACAGCGTCTAGTATGCCAGATTCAAGCGAAAAGACTAGTCTCATGACTCCAAGCTTTCTTCAGAAGGAAACTTCTTCAAAATCACTCCTAGAGCAGTCGGTACATCGAAGCAGTTTATTCTCGGACAATGCGCCTGAGACATTGACAAACTCTGCTCCAGCTCCAGTTGTTGCTCCTAATTCCCTTGAAAAAGAAGGATTCTCAAAGTCAATGACCCAGCAGTCATTATTCAAAACCGGTATATCCTCAGGCATGGATTCCGATACATCAGCAGTCAATGCGGCGCAACGCGAGACAGTGGCAAAGCAGGAGACGATCCAACAAGCAGTTATTGAGAATACAGCTGCGGGCACACTGATTCATTCCGAGGGAAATGCTGCTTCGCTAACACCAACTTCAGTTTTGGAAAAAACGTCAAAATCATTTATTCAAGAGTCAATACACCGAACTGGCATTCCGTCGAACAAGATAACTTCTACATCAACAGTATCCGATGCAACGGGTAACACATTAAGTGATTCCACATACCAAGACTCTTTTCAGAACAAGCATCTAGACAGGCCAGCATTGACTATGTTGGGTTCAAGTGAAAAGTCTAGCTTTTTTACAAGTTCTGCTCCGGCGAAAACATCTTCAAGGACAGTAACACAAGAGTCCATACGCCAAAGCACTGCTTCTTTAGACAAAGCAGCTGGCGCAATGGCACCAACAGCTATCGAAGGCACGACATTGTCTACTTCCACAAACCAGGCTGCACTTCATCAGGACGTTTTTGACAAATCAACAGCACCAGCCATGCTCGACTTGCACGAGAGGTCTAGCGCCTTGACTTCTGGTATTTTAGAAAAAAGAACGTCGTCGAAGAATGTTCTCCAAGAGTCCGTAAAAAATCCGGAGTTGCTCTCTACGAAAGCAGCCACAGTTACTTCTGAAGGGTCGAACGAGAACGCTAACCTCTTCACGAGTTCTTTTCCAAAAGCGTCTTCAAAACTGGTGATACACGAGTCTGTACATCGCACTATTTCTTCTCACAAAGCGCCGGGGATCTCGACGAATGATGTAAAGGCTGTGGAGTCGACTGCTGCTTCTGAAAACGAGAATGCAATTCTGCACACCACTCTTGACAAGACCGCTGCGCCAACGCTGCTAGACTTACATGAAAAGACCAGTATCTTGTCGCCTACTTTTTTTCAAAAAGCGTCTTCGGGAACTTCAGTTCGAACATCTTCAGAGCGAGTCAGCATCCCCTCGGATCGAGCTCCAGAGACAGCAAGAGTTACGGATTCTACAGGCGATCTACTGACTATTTCGACCAAGCAAGGTGCTTGTGAACGAGTTCTCGGCAACGCTGCGGCGCCTGCAGTAACGTCTTCTACCGAAGATGTTTCACGTGTGGTTCAAGGAACAGCTTCAAAGTATTTATTAGAAGACTCACAACTACGAACCAGTCTTCCTTCAGAGGGACAAGCTGTCGGAGCTACAGTACCGGCTTTAGAAGACGTGAAGTTGTCTTCTACAAAACAAGACACGCTGACAAATTTGAGCGGAGCGACTCTTGTAACCTCGGCTCCAGAAAGAACATCTTCAAACTCAGTCATTCAAGAACCAATGCTCCAAACGATTTCTTCTACTAAACCACCTGACGTACTGGTTTCTGCGGACACAAAGGACGATACATTCAGCTCATCTGCTGTTCAAGACCTGGTTCAGCAGAAACCTGCAGAAACAGAATCAAACAATTATTCGCTGTCCGCAGGAACCCACCTGATCACAACCAAAAAAGTAAGCACGCGACATAAGACCAACGAACCTGTTCAGCAATCATTCTTTGAACGAATTGAAGGATCTAAGTATCAGACATTTGACAGCGCCCTGCAACGCGGCCAGCTTGCGTCATCCAGTGGTAAATACGATTTCCAGGAGTTTCAAGTCACGGCAAGCAGTGAACCCACACAAGCTACTGTCGAAATTGCATGCGAACGTGAATCACTTCCTGCTAAAGCCCCTCAAGACTTAAGTACGGAATATGTCAGCGCAGACAAAGAGAAAAAAGTCGGAGAAAAAGCCGAAAGCACAACAGCTGTAGCGCTCACACCGCTTCCAGAGCTTTCACTGATTGGGTCGTCTCCTAAGGCATCATCCGAAGAAATTCGTTCAAGCGAGACTGAGCGATCTGTTTCTAAAGTCGCCGATCGAGATGACGCGTTACAATGGCTTGTCACTACAGAGCGTCATAGCACTAGGCTGGGAGAAGCTGCCGCCCTTTTCGAAGCTCCTTCGGACGTCGTGCAGACTGGTCACAGGCGAAGCCGAGTAGAGTTCTCCGAGAGCAAACAGATGATCGAGCAGGTGAGACAGGCCGAGAATCACGAGAGCGGATACGAAGGAGTTTCTAGATGGAAAGTTTACGAGACAGCTATGCAAGAAGACACCGCTCCGGCACCAGTAAGCGAGTCGCTTATAAAGCCCCAAACTGCTCCTATTATGTACGACACTGAACAAGACGAGCGGGTCAGCCAATCGACAAACAATCAGCCCCACGTAGATAGCAGCCTCCTACATTACACCCCTGATGAGTACATCCTGGCTGAGTTAGTTCGCGAAGTGGAAAAGAAGATCGAAGCTAGCTCTCGCTACCACGTCGAACCTCTCCCCGACGACGTACTTACGATACGATCATCCAAAGGAATCGAGTCCCTTGGCCAGCTAAGGTACGAGACATATGAAGAGGAGCTCCTTATGCGACGCAGCGAGGACGATCTATCTCAAGAACAGAAAAGGTCGACAGCAGAAGCAATTGAACAGCCTGCGACTGCAGTGGGAGAACCTGTCGTGGGCATTGACCAGGAGGGATACGCGGGGGTTCTCGAAGAATATTATGAAAGTGCTGAGAAAAGACAACCGGAACCAGAGCCAGAACAGCCAGCCGAAGCAGGCGCACAGCCTTCTGTAGATATTGGTGAAGAAGCCAAGGCGAAAGTTGAAGAGTACACATCCGCTGTTACTGCAGAGGCGCAAGAACAAAGCCGTGTTCTCGCGGAAGAACACGAGCGACGGGAAGGTGAAGATGCTCAACGCAAAGAGGTGGATGGCAAGGAAGTCGTCTCCGAAAAATCATTTGATGCTATTCGAGAAGAAAGACGTAGGCAgttcgagcagcgtcggaattaCGTGCCTGTTGCAACAGAAAGAGAAAGGAGAACGGTGACTGTGCAGGACAAGGAAATGCTTGAAATGGCCCAGAGGCCTGCTTTGAAAGCGGCGCAAGGCGAAACTGAAGAAATGCAAGACAAAGGTTTTGTGAAACAAGAGCTTCTCGAAGAATATTATGAAAGTGCTGAGAAAAGACAACCGGAACCAGAGCCAGAACAGCCAGCCGAAGCAGGCGCTCAGCCTTCTGTAGATATTGGTGAAGAAGCCAAGGCGAAAGTTGAAGAGTACACATCCGCTGTTACTGCAGAGGCGCAAGAACAAAGCCGTGTTCTCGCGGAAGAACACGAGCGACGGGAAGGTGAAGATGCTCAACGCAAAGAGGTGGATGGCAAGGAAGTCGTCTCCGAAAAATCATTTGATGCTATTCGAGAAGAAAGACGTAGGCAATTCGAGCAGCGTTGGAATGACGTGCCTGTCGCAATCGAAAGAGAAGGGAGAACGGCGACTGTGCAGGACAAGGGAACGCTTGAAGTGGCCCAGAGGCCTATTTTGACGACGGCGCAAGGCGAAACTGAACAAATGCAAGACAAAGTTTTTGTGAAAAAACATCAAGGTGAGCGGACGTCTGAAAATGCGGTGAGGCGCTTCATAGCGGCAGCCATTGAAGAAGCGACGAAGCGCGAAGAAGCTACCAAAACCGTTAAGCGATTTAGGGAGTACCCCTGCTCGGCCTCGACAGAAGAGGCGCCCACGAGGATACATTCGGGGTCACCAGATACTTCTGCAACTGACTTAGCTTCCCGCAAAGAAGAGGAACGTCGTCTTGCCGACATTAAGGTGCAGCAAGAGAAAGATAAAGCGATGCCACAGCTTGTGCGTTCCAAGTCGATTGCTGAGTTAATTGAACAAATCATTCAGCAGCACGTCAGTGGAACCGACATCCGCAAACAAGGCATCGTGCATGAGAAAGAGGTGCAGGCACAAGACTTCACAAGCGCGCAAGCTCCAGGTTTCCCGCCCAACATGGGACAACAGGAAATACCTGTCTATTACCAGACGGGGACAGCTAGCCAAAAGCTAGGTGATCAGTACGTCAACGACTATCGTTTCTCTTTGCTAGGCGTTCCACGGAAGAGCGACACCCAGTTGGAGAGCACTTCCCAAGCGGAGCGCCGATTCTCATTCTCATCATTGGGTGGCCGCGGTGCCAAATGTGTAATTCGAAAACTGGAACCTGGGGCATTAACTTACCTAGTCGAAGTATCGCCCGCAGATAAAAACCAAGAAAATCAAACGGACATGGTCATGGCCGAAGAGCAAATGCTAGTGAGCGAAATTTTTGACCATATAACAACGCCTAATTTGCGTTTGTCGTCCTCAGGCACTAGGCTAAACGAACCGGAACCAATCACTGTTTCATCTGCTGCGAGCTTAACTGCCATAAGGAACGCCTATGCAGAGGCCGTTGCTAGGCGTGTATTGTGCAAGCAATTGCCTCAGGGAACCGAGGGTGTCCTTTCCGCCGCGCAGAAGGCGAAATTTTACGAGAATAGACAGGGTATGAACGTTGAAAAGACTGCCTCGTCGACGTCCTTGCACAGTGCAGCTTCTGTAGAAGACTATGTCGTACAAAGAATGATCGATTCAGGGATAATAAGGAACCAGGCGGAACTCTGGGGCAAGAAGCCACTCAATTTCGAGAATAGGATCATTTCGCGAACGTGCTCAGCGGGCACATTTTCCAAGTCGGGTGCGTCGTCTGAAGCGCTTGCTGCGCCACCTTCGACACCATCAAATAACGTCGAGCCTGGAGAAGAAGGAGCGGAGTATTGTGCAGACACGGCCCAGGACAGTACAGCACAGGCACCTGAAAAAGAAGAGGTCCCGCGGGGCGCGGAATTCGAACCGGCGAGAGACATGACTGCCGCAACATCGAATTTTGTCGAAAGTGAGAAACAGGCGATGGCAGCAGCAACTTCTGCAGAAAGCTACGAAGAGAAGCGTTCGTCGACTTTCGCCTCGAACGAGCGATCCGCTCGGGAATATAAAAGTACAGCCACAGTGAAAGCGACTGTGACGTCAGAAGGGCAGCGCTCTGTGGCGAAGCAGCCCTCAGCAGCGAGCTTGAAAAGCACTGTTAGTATCGGTTCGGGTGAGTGCACGTTGTGTACGAACCACATTACTCCGGAGAAATCGTTCGAGTCATTCATCTGCTTTGGCCTGCATGACCTGCCCAAATATTTTGCTACCGTTCCTACTGAAGTGAGCGACACTATCAAGCTGAGAATTgccaccgacgacgacgtcaGAGAGATCATGTATCTGCCTTGGAATGAACCGGAATCCACGTACACTCTGCACGCCGCAATAGTCACGAGGCACATGCTTTGTCCAAGTAGCTTCTTCGTCGCCGTCGACACCTCAAGAG GGGTCATCTGCGGAGCCGCGAGCGCGCTCATGTTCGACGAAGAGGTCGCCTTCTGCGGCTTCTGCCACATCCTCAAGAACTACGCGTTCGAGCACGTGGGCGTCCTGCTGTGGAACGAGCTGCTGCACGTCACCAGCGGCAAGAACCTGTTCACCCTGCTGCCCGAGCCCGCGTACCGGGAGCTGCAGGAGGTCTACCCGTTCCCGTCGAACCCCGCGACGGGCATCCTCTTCGGGCCGGCCCGTCTTTCGCTGGCCGCGTTCGCGCGCACCGTCCTGGTGCTCGAGTACAAGGACAAGTACTTCGACgcgctcgcctcgtacgacaagCACGTGTTCGGCTTCAACCGCAAGCGATACTTGGCCGCGACCGTGCACGAGGTCGGGCTCGACATTCGCGTAGCCACGCGCAACGAGCGCAACATTTGCGGCTACGGCGGCATGCAGCGAGACAGCCGCGGTCGCCTGGTGCTCCGCTGGCTGTTCGCCGACGACGCCGCTACGGCCGAGTCGCTGCTGTCCAGCCTGCTGTCCTCGTGCACCAACGAGGACGAGGTGGAGGTGGTGGCCGCGTTCTTCCTGCGCTCCGCTTCGACGCGGCCCATCCTCGACAAGTTCAGCACCCGCCAACTCGAGCCGTGGCGACTCGTGTACACCAAGAGGGAGCCCCTGCACAGCTATGGCAGGGTCGTCTGCCTCACCACCGTCTAG